A region of the Fibrobacter succinogenes genome:
CCGGGGCTTGTAATAGGTGTTGTAGTGTTGCTTAATTTGCTGAAGTTTGGGAGCAAGGCGGTGATGCAATTTGTTTCATCGTCCGTGGACGCCCAGTATTTCATGTCGTGCGGCGGGTTCAATTTATAGTTGACAAACCACTTTTTGCCTTTCGCGCAATCGCCCAAGGTGACAATGGGCGAGGCGGTCCAGTTGTGTGTTGTCTGATCGGCATCGTACTCGAAATTCTGAGTGCTCGCTTTGCCGGTGGAGTTCCCTGCAGGGGATTTATAACCGATGTTGAACCAGTTTCCGCCTTGGGTGTGGTCGTGGATGTAGACTTCTTGCAGTTTGATGTAAGTCCCTGCGGCCACGGTGATTTCGGTTGCTTTGGATTTGGCCATAAAACCAAACAACTTTGGAACGGCGACTGCTGCGATGACGCCCATGATTACGATGGTAACCATCAACTCGATAAGGGAAAAACCTTGCTTTTTCATAAAGATTCCTTGTTAGGTATCTTCTTAAAAATATGATAATTTGAGGCGGA
Encoded here:
- a CDS encoding type II secretion system protein; amino-acid sequence: MKKQGFSLIELMVTIVIMGVIAAVAVPKLFGFMAKSKATEITVAAGTYIKLQEVYIHDHTQGGNWFNIGYKSPAGNSTGKASTQNFEYDADQTTHNWTASPIVTLGDCAKGKKWFVNYKLNPPHDMKYWASTDDETNCITALLPNFSKLSNTTTPITSPGE